Proteins from a single region of Haloterrigena alkaliphila:
- a CDS encoding glycosyltransferase family 2 protein — protein sequence MTLVSAIVPTYDRPSFIDGAVETALAQTHDEMEVVVVCDPPVEETRAVLERYADDERVRAVYNDERVGIAASRNRAVELARGEYVCILDDDDRWGPQKVEKQLEVMEANPGCGAVYTGGLVRKDGRIVGRYQPSMSGDIYPEILARFGLKPYSGHMIRAECFETVGGYDTDFDCGEDWDHAIRVAREYEYEYVPEPLVVRQFHDSNASEQAVDQVDRLQLDLEESMDIAGRIWSKYREELERHPDVQRRLRHGRHVSYGWTEIERNNRRRAFRYGWEAAKYGPTIASFAVCCFALLGPSVLDLVRSVRDTVTDSHIDRSAVDWQRETRTEPTTDEAEPLPRA from the coding sequence ATGACGCTCGTCAGTGCGATCGTCCCGACCTACGACCGACCGTCGTTCATCGACGGCGCAGTCGAGACCGCACTCGCCCAGACCCACGACGAGATGGAAGTGGTCGTCGTCTGTGATCCGCCCGTCGAGGAGACGCGCGCCGTCCTCGAACGGTACGCCGACGACGAGCGCGTCCGGGCGGTCTACAACGACGAGCGAGTCGGTATCGCCGCGAGCCGCAACCGTGCGGTCGAACTAGCCCGCGGGGAGTACGTCTGCATCCTCGACGACGACGACCGCTGGGGGCCCCAGAAGGTCGAAAAACAACTCGAGGTCATGGAGGCCAATCCCGGCTGCGGCGCCGTCTACACCGGCGGTCTCGTCCGGAAGGACGGCCGCATCGTCGGCAGGTACCAGCCCTCGATGTCCGGCGACATCTACCCGGAAATCCTCGCCCGATTCGGCCTCAAACCGTACTCGGGACACATGATCCGCGCCGAGTGCTTCGAGACGGTCGGCGGCTACGACACCGACTTCGACTGCGGCGAGGACTGGGACCACGCGATCCGGGTCGCTCGAGAGTACGAGTACGAGTACGTCCCGGAACCCCTCGTCGTCCGTCAGTTCCACGACAGTAACGCCTCGGAACAGGCCGTCGACCAGGTCGACAGGCTCCAGTTGGATCTCGAAGAGTCCATGGACATCGCCGGGCGGATCTGGTCGAAGTACCGCGAGGAACTCGAGCGTCACCCGGACGTCCAGCGGCGGTTACGGCACGGACGTCACGTCTCCTACGGCTGGACGGAGATCGAACGGAACAACAGACGGCGGGCGTTCCGGTACGGCTGGGAAGCCGCGAAATACGGGCCGACGATCGCCAGTTTCGCGGTGTGTTGTTTCGCCCTCCTCGGGCCGTCCGTGCTCGACCTCGTGCGCTCCGTCCGAGATACCGTCACGGACTCTCATATCGATCGTTCTGCGGTCGACTGGCAGCGCGAGACACGGACCGAACCGACGACCGACGAAGCGGAGCCCCTCCCTCGAGCGTAA
- a CDS encoding PPOX class F420-dependent oxidoreductase — MSAFETHSGRIPESHRDILEKRSFGHLATIGSDDHPHSSPVWVDHDDGEAVLINTVRGRTKERNIRANPAVSISVVDPDDPYRYVAVRGSATLSEEGAVEHIDELARQYLDVEEYPHHDEEDDPRVIVRIPAEHVVARGREYE; from the coding sequence ATGAGCGCGTTCGAAACGCACAGCGGACGGATCCCCGAATCGCACCGAGACATCCTCGAGAAGCGATCGTTCGGGCACCTCGCGACGATCGGTTCGGACGACCATCCGCACAGCAGTCCCGTCTGGGTCGACCACGACGACGGCGAGGCCGTGCTGATAAACACGGTCCGGGGCCGCACCAAGGAGCGCAACATCCGAGCGAACCCGGCGGTCTCGATCTCGGTCGTCGACCCCGACGATCCGTACCGCTACGTGGCCGTTCGCGGGAGCGCGACGCTCTCGGAGGAGGGAGCCGTCGAGCACATCGACGAACTGGCCCGCCAGTACCTCGACGTCGAGGAGTACCCCCACCACGACGAGGAGGACGACCCGCGCGTCATCGTTCGGATACCCGCCGAACACGTCGTCGCCCGCGGACGCGAATACGAGTAG
- a CDS encoding ABC transporter ATP-binding protein codes for MATDELSRREKLRGLYLIATYRPAVTLGIVVCSAVAALLAGIGATFIVPLIELAQADSPAAAEGGRIVAAFVTVYDALGVPFTIGTVVLGVSLAMTVRFLSSIAVAWMRVWLQTTYVRELQAKAFENALDAHVSYFDREGSDDILNAIVTQAEYAGKVIRDFVRVFEQGILIVMYLGLAFYLAPMLTIVAGGIIGGLTFLVRNVFESGYAVGDRVADANEKIQQSAQAGTQGIRDVKMTGIRDELYDGFSRNLDQFTDARIKLGRNEAMINNVYNLSIAVLLFVLIYAALSFAEMSLGALAAFLFVMFQTGPRVSQTNEFFYKLEGRMPHLIRTQQFIGELEANRDLEGGDRPVPEEPTPIAFDEVSFAYEADERILDDVSFRVDDGEFVAFVGQSGAGKSTIAALLARLYAPDDGEITAAGEPIDEFDVAEWRSRIAFVRQDPYIFNDTLLENVTIGNRDASMDEVEEACRIAQVAEFVDDLPEGYETELGDDGVRLSGGQRQRVALARALLEDADILILDEATSDLDATIESEVQEGLEALGRDYTIVAIAHRLSTVRDADTIYTLEDGHIIERGEHGQLLEADGAYADLYAAQ; via the coding sequence ATGGCTACTGACGAGCTCTCGCGGCGGGAAAAACTCCGCGGGTTGTACCTGATCGCGACGTATCGGCCTGCGGTGACGCTGGGAATCGTCGTCTGCAGTGCTGTCGCCGCGTTGCTGGCGGGGATCGGTGCCACCTTTATCGTTCCGCTCATCGAGTTGGCGCAGGCGGACAGTCCGGCGGCGGCCGAGGGAGGCCGCATCGTCGCCGCGTTCGTAACCGTCTACGACGCGCTGGGCGTGCCTTTTACGATCGGTACCGTCGTCCTCGGCGTGAGTCTGGCGATGACCGTCCGCTTCCTCTCGAGCATCGCCGTCGCGTGGATGCGCGTCTGGCTCCAGACGACGTACGTGCGCGAACTCCAGGCGAAGGCCTTCGAGAACGCGCTCGACGCCCACGTGTCGTACTTCGACCGTGAGGGGTCGGACGACATCCTCAACGCGATCGTCACCCAGGCGGAGTACGCTGGGAAGGTCATTCGCGACTTCGTCCGCGTCTTCGAGCAGGGCATCCTCATCGTGATGTACCTCGGGCTCGCGTTCTATCTCGCGCCGATGCTGACGATCGTCGCCGGCGGGATCATCGGCGGCCTGACCTTCCTCGTGCGGAACGTGTTCGAGTCGGGGTACGCCGTCGGCGACCGGGTCGCGGACGCCAACGAGAAAATCCAGCAGAGCGCTCAGGCCGGGACGCAGGGGATCAGAGACGTGAAGATGACCGGCATCCGGGACGAACTCTACGACGGGTTCTCCCGGAACCTCGATCAGTTCACCGACGCGCGGATCAAACTCGGGCGTAACGAGGCGATGATCAACAACGTCTACAACCTCTCGATCGCTGTCCTCCTGTTCGTCCTGATCTACGCGGCGCTGTCGTTCGCCGAGATGTCGCTGGGCGCGCTGGCCGCGTTCCTCTTCGTCATGTTCCAGACGGGGCCGCGCGTCAGCCAGACGAACGAGTTCTTCTACAAACTGGAGGGGCGCATGCCCCACCTGATCCGCACCCAGCAGTTCATCGGGGAACTCGAGGCCAACCGCGACCTCGAGGGCGGCGACCGACCCGTGCCCGAGGAACCGACGCCGATCGCGTTCGACGAGGTGTCGTTCGCCTACGAGGCGGACGAACGGATCCTCGACGACGTCTCCTTCCGCGTCGACGACGGCGAGTTCGTCGCGTTCGTCGGCCAGTCCGGCGCCGGGAAGTCGACGATCGCGGCCCTGCTCGCGCGGCTCTACGCGCCCGACGACGGGGAGATCACGGCCGCCGGAGAGCCGATCGACGAGTTCGACGTCGCCGAGTGGCGCTCGCGGATCGCGTTCGTTCGCCAGGACCCGTACATCTTCAACGACACGCTGCTCGAGAACGTGACCATCGGCAACCGCGACGCGTCGATGGACGAGGTCGAGGAGGCCTGTCGGATCGCCCAGGTCGCCGAGTTCGTCGACGACTTGCCCGAGGGCTACGAGACGGAACTCGGCGACGACGGGGTTCGGCTCTCGGGCGGCCAGCGCCAGCGCGTCGCCCTCGCCCGAGCCCTGCTCGAGGACGCCGACATCCTCATCCTCGACGAGGCCACGAGCGACCTCGACGCGACGATCGAGAGCGAGGTCCAGGAGGGACTCGAGGCGCTGGGGCGGGACTACACGATCGTCGCGATCGCCCACCGCCTCTCGACCGTCCGCGACGCGGACACGATCTACACGCTCGAGGACGGCCACATCATCGAACGCGGCGAGCACGGCCAGCTCCTCGAGGCGGACGGCGCGTACGCGGATCTGTACGCCGCCCAGTAG
- a CDS encoding glycosyltransferase, with amino-acid sequence MNEYDTRAEQVNDADGDEWPDVSVIVPVYNDPEGLRETLDSLTAQTYPDDAHEILVVDNDSTDDTPAVARSYADDYETVTYLLEDDRQSSYSARNTGIAAASGEVFAFVDADMLVEAEWLVDAIRTFERKDAEYMGCNVEMIPSNGGDSLAERYNLLSGFPIERFIETIGFAPTCCLVVRRSVLEDVGAFDPRLVSGGDREFGHRVRDSGRELHFAPDVTMYHPTRSTTDAILRKSRRIGRGIYQLRLFHPDRYDDRLPVALNPSPYLPPRLETHREMDGWAELTRREKVGFYLLSYGRKVWNGVGRIEESLRRRRNPS; translated from the coding sequence ATGAACGAATACGACACACGCGCAGAGCAGGTGAACGACGCGGACGGAGACGAGTGGCCCGACGTTTCGGTGATCGTGCCCGTCTACAACGACCCCGAGGGACTCCGGGAGACGCTCGACTCGCTCACGGCTCAGACGTACCCGGACGACGCCCACGAGATCCTGGTCGTCGACAACGATTCGACGGACGACACCCCGGCGGTCGCCCGATCCTACGCCGACGACTACGAGACGGTCACGTACCTCCTCGAAGACGACCGGCAGAGTTCCTACTCGGCGCGCAACACGGGCATCGCCGCGGCGAGCGGCGAGGTGTTCGCGTTCGTCGACGCGGACATGCTCGTCGAGGCGGAGTGGCTCGTCGACGCCATCCGGACGTTCGAGCGAAAAGACGCCGAGTACATGGGCTGTAACGTCGAGATGATCCCCTCGAACGGCGGCGACTCCCTCGCCGAGCGGTACAATCTGCTGAGCGGGTTCCCGATCGAGCGCTTCATCGAGACCATCGGGTTCGCGCCGACGTGTTGCCTGGTCGTCCGCCGAAGCGTACTCGAGGACGTCGGCGCGTTCGATCCGCGACTGGTCTCCGGCGGCGACCGGGAGTTCGGCCACCGGGTCCGCGACTCCGGACGGGAGCTACACTTCGCGCCGGACGTGACGATGTACCACCCCACGCGGTCGACGACCGACGCGATACTGCGAAAGTCGCGCCGAATCGGCCGCGGAATCTACCAGCTTCGGCTGTTCCACCCGGACCGCTACGACGACCGGCTGCCGGTCGCGCTCAACCCGTCGCCGTACCTCCCGCCGCGACTCGAAACGCACCGCGAAATGGACGGCTGGGCGGAGCTGACGCGCCGCGAAAAGGTCGGCTTCTATCTACTCTCGTACGGCCGCAAGGTCTGGAACGGCGTCGGTCGGATCGAAGAATCGCTGCGCCGGCGACGGAACCCGAGTTGA
- a CDS encoding FkbM family methyltransferase: MSAIRPLANRLRSAGTSTERIAQYVRLEAQKLGCLLRMRRPGAFVGSVAELLTGRNPYYAARLENGRYQRVDVKGYELVVDTADAGISRTLLAYGVHEYRSTRAFERELERLAAVVDGPVRILEVGANIGYFALVEAAALDERVRIHAVEPVPSNVDLLEHNLERNDLDGCVDVDRLAFGAERATVEMDLSTHSNQHRVRDSGPSDGAGSDDTVTVEQTTGDRYLAERDVDPASVNVVRFDVEGYEREVLEGLSDVLAAPGPTVVFVELHPLELSPESRTAIVDRFVDHGFEVVSAVRTDAAAGVDDERRWHGLECGVDDFDDLRRAMAESDHSIELVARK, encoded by the coding sequence ATGAGCGCGATTCGCCCCCTCGCGAACCGGCTTCGATCCGCGGGGACCAGTACCGAGCGAATCGCACAGTACGTCCGCCTCGAGGCGCAAAAACTCGGCTGTCTGCTGCGGATGCGCCGTCCCGGCGCGTTCGTCGGCTCCGTCGCGGAACTCCTGACCGGACGGAACCCATACTACGCCGCTCGGCTGGAGAACGGGCGCTACCAGCGGGTCGACGTGAAGGGGTACGAACTGGTCGTCGACACGGCCGACGCCGGCATCTCGCGGACGCTGCTGGCCTACGGCGTCCACGAGTACCGCTCGACGCGGGCGTTCGAACGCGAACTCGAGCGCCTCGCCGCCGTCGTCGACGGGCCGGTCCGGATCCTCGAGGTCGGCGCGAACATCGGCTACTTCGCCCTGGTCGAGGCGGCCGCGCTGGACGAGCGGGTGCGGATCCACGCGGTCGAACCCGTCCCCTCGAACGTCGACCTGCTCGAGCACAACCTCGAGCGCAACGATCTCGACGGCTGCGTCGACGTCGACCGGCTCGCCTTCGGCGCCGAACGGGCGACCGTCGAGATGGATCTGAGCACTCACTCGAATCAGCACCGGGTTCGCGATTCGGGCCCGTCCGACGGTGCCGGGAGCGACGACACGGTCACCGTCGAGCAGACGACCGGCGACCGGTACCTCGCCGAGCGAGACGTCGACCCCGCGTCGGTCAACGTCGTCCGGTTCGACGTCGAGGGGTACGAACGCGAGGTGCTCGAGGGGCTGTCCGACGTGCTGGCGGCTCCCGGCCCGACGGTCGTCTTCGTCGAACTCCACCCGCTCGAGTTGTCCCCGGAGTCGCGAACAGCCATCGTGGATCGCTTCGTCGACCACGGGTTCGAGGTCGTCTCCGCGGTCCGTACCGACGCGGCGGCCGGCGTCGACGACGAGCGGCGCTGGCACGGTCTCGAGTGCGGCGTCGACGACTTCGACGACCTCCGGCGGGCGATGGCCGAGAGCGATCACTCGATCGAACTCGTCGCGCGGAAGTAG